A region from the Schistocerca serialis cubense isolate TAMUIC-IGC-003099 chromosome 1, iqSchSeri2.2, whole genome shotgun sequence genome encodes:
- the LOC126464070 gene encoding cuticle protein 67-like: MAFKLFVLAAVLAVARAGYLSAPAAVSYAAPAVSYAAPAVAYAAPAAYAPAALTSQSSNILRSFGNLGQVSTYTKTIDTPYSSVTKSDVRVSNDAIAHVAAPVAYAAAPAYHAPAYYHG; this comes from the exons ATGGCCTTCAAG CTGTTCGTCCTCGCCGCCGTGCTGGCCGTGGCCCGCGCCGGCTACCTGTCCGCCCCCGCCGCCGTctcctacgccgcccccgccgtctcctacgccgcccccgcagtggcctacgccgcccccgctgccTACGCGCCTGCTGCCCTCACGTCGCAGAGCTCCAACATCCTGAGGAGCTTCGGCAACCTGGGACAGGTGTCCACCTACACCAAGACCATCGACACGCCCTACTCCAGCGTCACCAAGTCTGACGTCCGCGTCAGCAACGACGCCATCGCGCACGTCGCCGCCCCCGTCGCCTacgccgccgcccccgcctacCACGCCCCCGCCTACTACCACGGTTAA